A single Aminobacterium mobile DSM 12262 DNA region contains:
- a CDS encoding uracil-DNA glycosylase, which translates to MADIFTLEQRVDKCRLCSLWEERHRIVVGEGSPCSKAMLVGEAPGAREDEMGRPFVGRSGKFLSELMKEAGVSRDSFYITNMVKCRPPENRKPKECEIEACRAFLEEQILFFAPDLILTVGNTPTQWFLNTKKGMTALRGQFYPWKFQGRSLLIRPLFHPSYLLRNRSREEGHPLAQTLLDLQEVKKFFEK; encoded by the coding sequence ATGGCAGATATTTTTACTTTAGAGCAGCGTGTAGATAAGTGTCGCCTCTGTTCTTTATGGGAAGAGCGTCATCGCATAGTAGTAGGAGAAGGTTCCCCTTGTAGTAAGGCTATGCTGGTAGGGGAAGCGCCAGGAGCCAGGGAGGATGAGATGGGGCGACCTTTTGTGGGCAGGTCTGGAAAATTTCTTAGTGAACTCATGAAAGAGGCAGGGGTATCTCGGGATTCTTTCTATATTACTAATATGGTTAAGTGTCGGCCCCCAGAGAATAGGAAACCTAAGGAATGTGAAATAGAAGCATGCCGAGCTTTTCTGGAAGAGCAGATTCTTTTTTTTGCTCCTGATCTTATCCTTACGGTGGGGAATACACCAACCCAGTGGTTCCTTAATACAAAAAAAGGAATGACTGCTCTTCGTGGTCAATTCTATCCATGGAAATTTCAGGGACGATCTCTCTTGATCCGCCCTCTCTTCCATCCCAGCTATCTTTTAAGGAATCGATCCAGAGAGGAAGGACATCCTCTTGCCCAAACTCTTTTAGATTTGCAGGAAGTAAAAAAGTTCTTTGAAAAGTAG